The following proteins come from a genomic window of Geomonas sp. RF6:
- a CDS encoding endonuclease/exonuclease/phosphatase family protein, giving the protein MPKTLTIMTYNVHSSIGMDGKASPLRIAEVIDVLNPDVVAMQELDARLVRTDMIDQAHLIARTLQMYYHFHPSLQVEEGEGEYGNAILSRFPVRLVKAGPLPEEPVHASFERRGALWTEIEVEGSPLQIVTTHFGLNRRERLLQAQAITGEEWIGSTGCTPPLVLCGDFNAVPGSGAYRRLTKGLRDAQRELQWQMPFGTWPVRFPMLRIDHLFISEGLAVRAVKVPRTPLTRVASDHLPLLVTVELL; this is encoded by the coding sequence ATGCCGAAGACCCTCACCATCATGACCTACAACGTCCACAGCAGTATCGGCATGGACGGCAAGGCCTCGCCGCTGCGCATCGCCGAGGTCATCGACGTCCTGAACCCCGACGTGGTGGCGATGCAGGAACTCGACGCCCGGCTCGTGCGCACCGACATGATCGACCAGGCGCATCTCATCGCCCGCACCCTGCAGATGTACTACCACTTCCACCCCTCCCTCCAGGTGGAGGAGGGGGAAGGGGAGTACGGCAACGCCATCCTGAGCCGCTTTCCGGTGCGCCTCGTGAAAGCGGGGCCCCTGCCGGAGGAACCGGTGCACGCCTCCTTTGAACGGCGCGGCGCGCTCTGGACGGAGATCGAGGTGGAGGGGAGCCCGCTGCAGATAGTTACCACCCATTTCGGGCTGAACCGCCGGGAGCGGCTCCTGCAGGCCCAGGCGATCACCGGGGAGGAATGGATCGGGAGCACGGGGTGCACCCCCCCGCTCGTCCTCTGTGGCGACTTCAACGCGGTGCCGGGTTCCGGTGCCTACCGGAGGCTCACGAAAGGGCTGCGCGACGCCCAGCGGGAGCTGCAGTGGCAGATGCCGTTCGGCACCTGGCCGGTGCGCTTCCCGATGCTGCGCATAGACCATCTCTTCATATCCGAGGGGCTCGCCGTCCGTGCCGTGAAGGTCCCCCGTACCCCCCTTACCAGGGTCGCCTCCGACCATCTCCCCCTTCTGGTAACAGTGGAGCTTTTATGA
- a CDS encoding phospholipase D-like domain-containing protein has translation MSIVKSGINCKGVYETGGSGVIIDSRDYYRAFYHTARQARHYILLAGWQFDSEVALLRGEEAALADRDVRFLHFLEELCEKSPDLEVYILAWDFSVIFSLEREWFQTLIFDWSTIDRLHFRFDGKHAVGATHHQKFVIVDGQIAFLGGMDICASRWDDRLHLEKNPLRVDADGTAYGGYHDIQSYHTGPVVKELIALFAQRWLDSGGDALIFPTVTAPLDLGGVRGIPITAGTVAVSRTQALNLEPPQPEIHEIRRLFIDAILSAQRLIYLENQYFSSQACYWALVQRMTAPERPKLQIVLVLPQLLPFTEELFLGVPQMRMLRALKRVAQQHGHEFRAYSSACGRKGERKMTFIHSKLLLVDDRFLTVGSANATNRSMGLDTEINVSWEAEEGEGSPLTDSLRTVRATLLAEHAGLLGEDRLFEKIEGVVSTLDTLADDPDCRLCHYAPNGALEESVWPEALEPIARFVDPEKPVLEEFVYENLSRYETSSLLKGVAIISQWLSAL, from the coding sequence ATGAGCATCGTGAAGTCCGGGATCAACTGCAAGGGGGTGTACGAGACGGGAGGAAGCGGCGTCATCATCGACTCCCGCGACTACTACCGCGCCTTCTACCATACCGCGCGCCAGGCCCGCCACTACATCCTTCTGGCCGGGTGGCAGTTCGACTCTGAGGTGGCCCTGCTGCGCGGGGAGGAGGCGGCCCTCGCCGACCGCGACGTCCGCTTCCTGCACTTTCTGGAGGAGCTCTGCGAGAAGTCACCCGATCTGGAGGTGTACATACTCGCCTGGGACTTCAGCGTGATCTTTTCGCTGGAGCGGGAATGGTTTCAGACCCTCATCTTCGACTGGTCCACCATTGACCGGCTGCACTTCCGCTTCGACGGGAAGCATGCGGTAGGGGCTACCCACCACCAGAAGTTCGTGATCGTCGACGGGCAGATCGCCTTCCTCGGCGGAATGGACATCTGCGCCTCCCGCTGGGACGACCGCCTGCACCTGGAGAAGAATCCGCTGAGGGTCGATGCGGACGGGACCGCCTACGGCGGATACCACGATATACAGTCGTACCACACCGGCCCGGTGGTAAAGGAGCTCATCGCCCTGTTCGCGCAGCGCTGGCTCGACTCGGGAGGGGATGCCCTGATCTTCCCGACGGTGACCGCCCCTCTCGACCTCGGGGGGGTGCGCGGCATCCCGATAACGGCCGGCACCGTCGCCGTGAGCCGCACCCAGGCGCTCAACCTGGAACCGCCGCAGCCGGAGATTCACGAGATCCGCCGCCTCTTCATCGACGCCATCCTCTCCGCGCAGCGGCTGATCTACCTGGAAAACCAGTACTTCAGCTCGCAGGCGTGCTACTGGGCGCTCGTGCAGAGGATGACGGCGCCGGAGCGCCCGAAGCTGCAGATCGTCCTCGTCCTGCCGCAGCTTCTTCCCTTCACCGAGGAGCTTTTCCTGGGGGTCCCCCAGATGAGGATGCTGCGCGCGCTGAAGCGGGTGGCACAGCAGCATGGCCACGAGTTCAGGGCGTACTCCTCCGCCTGCGGCAGGAAGGGGGAGCGCAAGATGACCTTCATCCACTCAAAGCTCCTCCTGGTCGACGACCGCTTCCTCACCGTCGGTTCCGCGAATGCCACGAACCGGAGCATGGGACTCGACACGGAGATCAACGTGAGCTGGGAGGCGGAGGAGGGGGAGGGCTCGCCTCTCACCGACTCCCTGCGCACGGTGCGCGCCACTCTCCTCGCGGAGCACGCGGGGCTTCTCGGCGAGGACCGTCTCTTCGAGAAGATCGAGGGGGTGGTCTCCACTCTCGATACCCTTGCCGATGATCCCGACTGCCGGCTGTGCCACTATGCCCCGAACGGAGCTCTGGAGGAGAGCGTCTGGCCCGAGGCGCTCGAGCCGATAGCCCGCTTCGTCGATCCGGAGAAACCTGTCCTGGAGGAGTTCGTGTACGAGAACCTCTCCCGTTACGAGACGAGCTCCCTCCTGAAGGGGGTAGCCATCATCAGCCAGTGGCTCTCCGCGCTGTAA